Proteins encoded by one window of uncultured Bacteroides sp.:
- a CDS encoding sigma-54 dependent transcriptional regulator codes for MILIIDDDQAVRSSLTFLLKRVGYEAEAVSNPKAAIEVVRSVVPQLILMDMNFSLTTSGEEGLILLKQVKIFCPDVPVILMTAWGSIALAVQGMQTGAFDFVTKPWNNEQLLKSIRTAIDLTEQKEEMPKEMNRTEVDGKFHFYKIVGKSAALMAVLNTVGRIARTNASVLITGESGTGKELIAEAIHVNSGRMKESFVKVNLGGISQSLFESEMFGHKKGAFTDASSDRTGRFELANKGTIFLDEIGDLDLSCQVKLLRVLQDQTFEVLGDSRPRKVDVRVVSATNCDLRNMVNERTFREDLFYRINLITIHLPSLRERKEDIPLLARHFADHQTKLNALSPVKFSQDAIMFLQSLPYPGNIRELKNLVERTILVSGKDTLEASDFESQYQRRDEPQSVIRPGMTLDEIERQTILHTLELQNGNLSQVALSLGISRAALYRRLEKYGINY; via the coding sequence ATGATTCTAATAATAGACGATGATCAGGCGGTACGTTCCTCTTTAACTTTTCTGCTAAAGCGGGTAGGATATGAGGCTGAAGCTGTTTCTAATCCAAAAGCGGCGATTGAAGTGGTTCGTTCTGTTGTTCCTCAGTTAATTCTGATGGATATGAATTTTTCGCTTACTACTTCGGGTGAGGAAGGGCTCATCTTATTGAAACAGGTAAAGATCTTTTGCCCAGATGTTCCCGTTATTCTAATGACTGCCTGGGGCTCTATAGCACTTGCTGTGCAAGGAATGCAGACTGGAGCATTCGATTTTGTAACCAAACCATGGAACAATGAGCAGTTACTGAAGTCCATCCGTACGGCAATTGACCTTACTGAACAGAAAGAAGAAATGCCTAAGGAGATGAACCGTACAGAAGTGGACGGTAAATTCCACTTTTATAAAATTGTAGGAAAATCGGCTGCCCTGATGGCAGTGCTTAATACCGTGGGGCGCATTGCCCGCACCAATGCATCTGTGCTTATTACGGGTGAAAGTGGCACGGGAAAAGAACTCATTGCTGAGGCTATACACGTGAATAGTGGGCGAATGAAAGAATCGTTTGTCAAGGTAAACTTGGGAGGGATCTCACAAAGTCTGTTTGAAAGCGAAATGTTTGGGCACAAGAAAGGAGCATTTACAGATGCCTCTTCCGATAGGACCGGACGATTTGAACTAGCAAATAAAGGAACAATCTTCTTGGATGAAATCGGCGACCTGGATCTTTCTTGTCAGGTGAAGCTACTTAGGGTATTGCAAGACCAGACATTTGAGGTCCTTGGCGATAGCCGTCCGCGAAAAGTGGATGTCCGTGTGGTGAGTGCCACCAATTGTGATCTGCGAAACATGGTCAATGAACGGACTTTCCGTGAAGACCTTTTCTATCGTATTAATCTTATCACCATTCACTTGCCTTCGTTAAGGGAAAGGAAAGAGGATATACCTCTATTGGCACGCCATTTTGCCGATCATCAAACAAAACTGAATGCGCTTTCTCCGGTTAAGTTTTCTCAGGATGCCATAATGTTTTTGCAATCTTTGCCTTATCCGGGTAATATCCGTGAGCTTAAGAATCTGGTGGAGCGGACTATCCTGGTGAGTGGAAAAGATACTCTCGAAGCATCCGACTTTGAAAGTCAGTATCAACGAAGGGATGAACCTCAGTCTGTAATTCGGCCCGGAATGACGCTCGACGAGATTGAGCGGCAAACCATACTTCATACACTGGAATTGCAGAATGGAAATCTGTCTCAAGTAGCTCTATCGCTAGGGATTAGCAGGGCAGCCCTTTACCGCCGACTAGAGAAATATGGAATAAATTATTAG
- a CDS encoding TolC family protein, which produces MVIVILLVIILSAFSCEANAQRQLSLDETITLARVQSVDAAVALNELKTAYWEYRTHRADMLPEVSFKGTLPSYNKSYSSYQQSDGSYTFVRNNSLGLSGQLSIDQNIWVTGGKLSLTSSLDYLEQLGAGGTRQFMSVPVGLTLTQPIFNVNNLKWQRKIEPVRYAEAKAAYVESTEKVTMKAITDFFELLLAKENLNIARQNLQNADRLYEVALAKRKMGQISENEVLQLKLAALKAKGSVTEMQSNLNAKMFKLRSFLGLSEQENLEPQVPATVPLLNVDYQTVLGKAHENNSFAQNIRRRQLEADYNVASAKGALRSIDLFASVGYTGQDKDFSSTYHNLMDNQIVQVGMKIPILDWGKRRGKVKVAESNRAVVVSKIKQEQMDFNQDIFLLVEQFNNQAMQLNIATEADDIARQRYKTSIETFLIGKINTLDLNDAQTSKDDARQKHISELYKYWYYYYQIRSLTLYDFQKNTTLDAEFEAIVKK; this is translated from the coding sequence ATGGTTATAGTTATATTATTAGTCATTATTCTTTCCGCATTTTCCTGTGAGGCAAACGCACAAAGACAACTTTCACTGGATGAAACCATAACATTGGCGCGCGTGCAGAGCGTGGATGCTGCTGTGGCACTCAATGAATTGAAAACCGCTTATTGGGAGTATCGCACTCATCGTGCCGATATGCTTCCCGAGGTTAGCTTTAAGGGAACATTGCCTTCCTATAATAAAAGCTATAGTTCCTATCAGCAAAGTGACGGATCATATACTTTTGTGCGCAATAACTCTCTGGGACTTTCCGGACAGCTTTCCATTGATCAGAATATTTGGGTAACGGGTGGTAAGTTATCTCTCACTTCTTCGCTCGATTATCTGGAACAGCTTGGTGCAGGTGGCACACGTCAATTTATGAGCGTGCCCGTGGGGCTTACACTCACTCAACCTATATTTAATGTGAACAACCTGAAGTGGCAACGGAAGATTGAACCGGTGCGATATGCTGAGGCCAAAGCTGCTTATGTAGAGAGCACGGAGAAGGTGACAATGAAGGCAATTACTGATTTCTTTGAGCTCTTGCTGGCAAAAGAGAACCTGAACATTGCCCGTCAAAATTTACAGAATGCCGACAGACTTTATGAGGTTGCCTTGGCAAAAAGAAAGATGGGACAGATTTCCGAGAATGAGGTGCTGCAATTAAAACTTGCTGCACTTAAGGCAAAGGGGAGCGTTACGGAAATGCAAAGTAATCTCAACGCTAAGATGTTTAAGCTCCGTTCTTTTTTGGGATTAAGCGAACAGGAAAATCTTGAACCCCAAGTTCCGGCTACGGTTCCTCTGTTGAATGTAGACTATCAAACGGTGCTGGGTAAGGCGCACGAAAATAATTCCTTTGCTCAAAACATTCGTCGCCGTCAGTTGGAAGCCGATTATAACGTGGCTTCGGCCAAAGGTGCTCTGCGAAGCATTGATCTTTTTGCCTCAGTAGGCTATACAGGGCAGGATAAGGATTTTAGTTCTACCTACCATAACTTGATGGATAACCAGATTGTACAGGTGGGCATGAAGATTCCTATTCTTGATTGGGGGAAACGTCGTGGTAAAGTAAAAGTGGCAGAAAGTAACAGGGCAGTCGTTGTTTCAAAAATAAAACAGGAACAGATGGATTTTAATCAGGATATTTTCTTACTGGTAGAGCAGTTTAATAATCAGGCCATGCAGCTTAATATTGCCACTGAAGCCGATGATATTGCCCGGCAACGGTATAAAACATCCATTGAAACGTTTCTTATAGGGAAAATAAATACGCTGGATTTAAATGATGCACAGACTAGTAAGGATGATGCCAGGCAAAAGCACATTTCAGAACTTTATAAGTACTGGTACTATTATTATCAGATTCGCAGCCTAACACTTTATGATTTTCAAAAGAATACAACACTCGATGCCGAATTTGAGGCTATTGTGAAAAAATAA
- a CDS encoding FtsX-like permease family protein — MIKHILKQIWTQRAVNALLWGELFLVTIFIWYIVDYLFVTANTFYTPTGFNIEHTYKIRLDELPSESNEYISLNKDKASSSEAFMTAINRIRNYAGVEAVSLSHAAYPYDGSESDNNFLKDTASVNMQVRRVTPDFFRVFKVTTPQGDIEPLVSAIAQEKSIVISKDAETEFMGNNRSAIGKTLTSIAKDSTKYRVGGVTTFMRRSDFNKTYPCCFLGIKESDIAKDTTSFYSHLEICIRVTPDVDHDFITHFRKDMTHQLRVGNIFLLDVQSFADIRNSYLKMTGDINDLKSHLAVVFFLMVNIFLGIIGTFWFRTAYRRGEMGLRIALGSTRTSLRGLLIAEGLVLLTLAIIPAAVVSFNIGHADLVDVDRMDFTFMRFLIGIAITYLLMIGMIILGIWYPARQAMKIQPAEVLHEQ; from the coding sequence ATGATAAAACATATTTTAAAACAAATTTGGACGCAACGTGCAGTTAATGCATTGTTATGGGGAGAGTTATTTCTGGTGACTATATTTATTTGGTATATTGTAGACTATTTGTTTGTTACTGCAAATACATTTTATACTCCTACCGGTTTCAATATTGAGCATACTTACAAAATTCGTTTAGATGAATTGCCTTCAGAAAGCAATGAATATATTTCGCTGAACAAAGATAAAGCATCTTCCAGTGAGGCCTTTATGACAGCAATTAACCGTATTCGCAACTATGCCGGAGTTGAGGCTGTTAGTTTATCTCATGCTGCATATCCCTATGATGGGAGTGAATCGGATAATAATTTTCTAAAAGATACAGCATCAGTGAATATGCAGGTAAGAAGGGTCACTCCTGATTTCTTCCGTGTATTTAAAGTTACTACTCCTCAAGGGGATATAGAACCATTGGTCTCTGCCATCGCTCAGGAGAAATCTATTGTTATTTCTAAAGATGCTGAAACTGAGTTTATGGGCAATAACCGTTCTGCTATAGGTAAAACTTTAACTAGTATAGCCAAAGACTCTACGAAATATCGGGTAGGTGGAGTTACGACCTTTATGCGTCGCAGCGATTTTAATAAAACATATCCTTGCTGCTTTTTAGGGATAAAGGAATCAGATATTGCAAAAGATACTACTTCTTTCTATTCGCATTTAGAAATCTGTATTCGTGTTACTCCAGATGTCGATCATGATTTTATTACCCATTTTCGGAAAGACATGACTCACCAATTAAGAGTGGGCAACATCTTTTTGCTCGATGTGCAATCATTTGCCGATATACGCAATTCTTATCTTAAAATGACCGGAGATATCAATGACTTGAAGAGCCATTTGGCAGTAGTGTTTTTCCTTATGGTAAATATCTTCCTTGGTATTATTGGAACATTTTGGTTTCGCACGGCTTACCGTAGAGGAGAGATGGGATTGCGAATTGCCCTTGGCTCTACACGTACAAGTCTACGTGGATTGTTGATTGCTGAAGGATTGGTGTTACTTACTTTGGCTATTATTCCGGCAGCGGTGGTGAGTTTTAATATTGGCCATGCTGATTTGGTTGATGTTGACCGGATGGATTTTACGTTTATGCGTTTCCTTATAGGAATTGCGATAACCTATTTGTTGATGATCGGCATGATTATTCTGGGCATCTGGTATCCGGCTCGTCAGGCAATGAAGATACAGCCGGCAGAAGTTCTTCATGAACAATAA
- a CDS encoding ABC transporter permease: protein MIKHILKQIWTQRAVNALLWGELFLVTIFIWYIVDYLFVTANTFYTPTGFNIEHTYKIRLDELPSESNEYISLNKDKASSSEAFMTAINRIRNYAGVEAVSLSHAAYPYDGSESDNNFLKDTASVNMQVRRVTPDFFRVFKVTTPQGDIEPLVSAIAQEKSIVISKDAETEFMGNNRSAIGKTLTSIAKDSTKYRVGGVTTFMRRSDFNKTYPSSIFLYAFLFCFLLNMLSAGIPAWKASRTNIVNALNDK from the coding sequence ATGATAAAACATATTTTAAAACAAATTTGGACGCAACGTGCAGTTAATGCATTGTTATGGGGAGAGTTATTTCTGGTGACTATATTTATTTGGTATATTGTAGACTATTTGTTTGTTACTGCAAATACATTTTATACTCCTACCGGTTTCAATATTGAGCATACTTACAAAATTCGTTTAGATGAATTGCCTTCAGAAAGCAATGAATATATTTCGCTGAACAAAGATAAAGCATCTTCCAGTGAGGCCTTTATGACAGCAATTAACCGTATTCGCAACTATGCCGGAGTTGAGGCTGTTAGTTTATCTCATGCTGCATATCCCTATGATGGGAGTGAATCGGATAATAATTTTCTAAAAGATACAGCATCAGTGAATATGCAGGTAAGAAGGGTCACTCCTGATTTCTTCCGTGTATTTAAAGTTACTACTCCTCAAGGGGATATAGAACCATTGGTCTCTGCCATCGCTCAGGAGAAATCTATTGTTATTTCTAAAGATGCTGAAACTGAGTTTATGGGCAATAACCGTTCTGCTATAGGTAAAACTTTAACTAGTATAGCCAAAGACTCTACGAAATATCGGGTAGGTGGAGTTACGACCTTTATGCGTCGCAGCGATTTTAATAAAACATATCCTTCTTCCATCTTTTTATATGCATTTTTATTCTGTTTTTTACTAAATATGCTTAGTGCCGGAATTCCAGCCTGGAAGGCTTCTCGAACTAATATTGTAAATGCTCTAAATGATAAATAA
- a CDS encoding ABC transporter permease: protein MYKQYLSQTLHLLKENKLLSAISIIGTALAISMIMVIVIVYEVKTANYEPETHRDRMLTVKWGGAIDKKHPDWQSNSMISLKVVKECFYPLKSAEAVTGVMPFEQKLANIPGGTADIKCDVSYTDNSFWKVFEFSFLEGKPFNKEEFESGIKKIVVSESIARSLYGNIKVVGKTIRLSYVDYTICGVVKDVSTMAEAAHADIWVPYTVLKGSLSDDWNGDLLGDFRCFILAHNSSDFDAIHKEVDRNVAILNSGQKDQYLTLRGQPDTQFVQMTRQWANQNSKEKETIIKYTIVFVILLLIPAINLSGMTHSRMRKRMSEIGVRKAFGANRKELLGQILYENFVLTLLGGVIGLLLSFISVFFMKEWLLSNLIDGFLGRASSLSMKMLFQPSIFLYAFLFCFLLNMLSAGIPAWKASRTNIVNALNDK from the coding sequence ATGTATAAACAATATCTAAGTCAGACATTGCACTTGCTGAAAGAGAATAAACTGCTCAGTGCAATCTCTATAATAGGAACAGCGCTGGCCATATCAATGATAATGGTAATTGTGATTGTCTATGAAGTAAAGACTGCTAATTATGAACCGGAAACCCATCGTGACAGAATGTTAACAGTGAAGTGGGGAGGAGCAATTGATAAAAAACATCCCGACTGGCAATCTAATTCAATGATTTCATTGAAAGTAGTAAAAGAGTGTTTTTATCCATTAAAAAGTGCAGAGGCTGTTACCGGAGTTATGCCTTTTGAACAGAAACTAGCTAATATTCCAGGTGGAACAGCAGACATAAAATGTGATGTTAGTTATACAGATAATTCTTTTTGGAAAGTTTTTGAGTTTTCTTTTTTGGAAGGTAAACCATTTAATAAGGAGGAATTTGAAAGTGGAATAAAGAAAATTGTTGTATCAGAGAGTATAGCACGGAGTTTATATGGTAATATAAAAGTGGTTGGCAAAACAATTCGTTTGAGTTATGTGGATTATACTATTTGTGGTGTTGTAAAGGATGTATCAACCATGGCCGAAGCTGCTCATGCTGATATATGGGTGCCTTATACTGTTCTAAAAGGATCTCTTTCTGATGATTGGAATGGAGATTTATTGGGTGACTTCAGATGTTTTATTTTGGCCCATAATAGTTCTGATTTTGATGCAATTCATAAAGAAGTAGACCGGAACGTGGCAATTCTTAATTCTGGTCAAAAGGATCAGTATCTTACTTTACGTGGTCAGCCAGATACACAGTTTGTACAGATGACTCGTCAATGGGCTAATCAAAATTCTAAGGAGAAAGAAACTATTATTAAATATACAATTGTTTTTGTTATCCTATTGCTAATTCCTGCCATCAATTTATCGGGAATGACACATTCACGTATGAGAAAGCGTATGTCTGAGATAGGTGTTCGAAAGGCTTTTGGTGCCAATCGAAAAGAGCTATTGGGGCAGATTTTGTATGAGAACTTTGTATTAACTCTTTTGGGAGGGGTTATAGGACTTCTTTTATCTTTCATTTCTGTATTTTTTATGAAGGAATGGTTGCTAAGTAATCTGATAGATGGTTTCCTTGGTAGAGCTTCTTCACTTAGTATGAAAATGTTGTTTCAACCTTCCATCTTTTTATATGCATTTTTATTCTGTTTTTTACTAAATATGCTTAGTGCCGGAATTCCAGCCTGGAAGGCTTCTCGAACTAATATTGTAAATGCTCTAAATGATAAATAA
- a CDS encoding ABC transporter ATP-binding protein encodes MIKLTELNKIYRTDEIETVALENVNLEVQKGEFLSIMGPSGCGKSTLLNIMGLLDAPTSGTIEINGTQTIKMKDKELAQFRNQKLGFVFQSFHLINSLNVIDNVELPLLYRKVSSSERRKRAQEVLEKVGLSHRMRHFPTQLSGGQCQRVAIARAIIGNPDIILADEPTGNLDSKMGAEVMDILHKLNKEDGRTIVMVTHDERQAKQTARTIRFFDGRQIQ; translated from the coding sequence ATGATTAAGCTAACAGAATTAAACAAGATTTATCGTACCGATGAAATTGAAACAGTTGCTTTAGAAAATGTGAATTTAGAAGTGCAGAAAGGCGAGTTTTTAAGTATTATGGGGCCATCCGGTTGTGGAAAATCTACTTTACTTAATATCATGGGATTACTTGATGCACCAACTTCGGGTACAATTGAAATAAATGGTACTCAAACTATTAAGATGAAAGACAAAGAGCTGGCTCAATTCCGTAATCAGAAGTTAGGGTTCGTGTTTCAGAGTTTCCATTTGATTAATTCACTCAACGTGATTGATAATGTGGAGCTTCCTTTGCTTTACCGTAAAGTATCTTCTTCAGAAAGAAGAAAAAGAGCGCAAGAGGTATTAGAAAAAGTAGGATTGAGCCACCGTATGCGCCATTTTCCTACTCAGCTATCAGGAGGTCAGTGTCAGCGTGTGGCCATTGCCCGTGCCATAATAGGTAATCCAGATATAATTCTTGCCGATGAGCCAACCGGTAATCTGGATTCAAAGATGGGAGCAGAGGTTATGGATATTCTGCACAAACTGAATAAAGAAGACGGACGCACCATTGTAATGGTAACACACGATGAACGTCAGGCAAAGCAAACTGCTCGTACCATTCGGTTCTTTGACGGACGACAAATACAATAA